One window of Sphingobium sp. HWE2-09 genomic DNA carries:
- a CDS encoding DUF2867 domain-containing protein, giving the protein MTIAITSTVPPAESRLSEWYFGAHLLDSFAAHVPIGLNCGIREMAEAVLGRPEFWVQGLLFVRDGVVRFLGLQTIGDLREANPVGDRIDFFPILSAHSTEIIVGEDDKHLDFRISVLEIKMPDGGRQLVITTAVRCHNRLGHAYLAVIRPFHRLIIHSRLRRAVKSAFAVASSPRWT; this is encoded by the coding sequence TTGACCATAGCCATCACTTCAACGGTTCCGCCGGCAGAGAGCCGACTTTCTGAATGGTATTTCGGCGCCCACTTGCTTGATTCGTTCGCGGCGCATGTGCCGATTGGGCTTAACTGTGGCATTCGCGAAATGGCTGAGGCAGTTCTGGGCCGTCCAGAGTTTTGGGTGCAGGGTCTGCTTTTTGTTCGCGACGGGGTGGTTCGGTTTCTTGGCCTGCAGACAATCGGGGACTTGCGCGAAGCGAACCCCGTCGGTGATCGCATCGACTTCTTCCCTATCCTCTCCGCACACAGTACCGAAATCATCGTCGGCGAGGACGACAAGCATTTAGACTTTCGCATTTCTGTGCTTGAAATTAAAATGCCGGATGGTGGACGACAGCTTGTCATAACCACAGCCGTTCGATGTCATAACCGTCTTGGTCACGCCTATCTTGCAGTGATTAGACCATTTCACCGCTTGATAATCCATTCGAGACTGAGGCGGGCCGTAAAAAGTGCTTTTGCTGTCGCTTCATCCCCCCGATGGACATAG
- a CDS encoding flavin reductase family protein, with amino-acid sequence MLVKSEEDLTVDALRKEDIRQSFLQAMRLHTSTVAIITKAHEGSALGMTATAICSLSADPPAILTCINLNATICRWLTIGAKLCINLLTEEHSVVAQGFAGKLPAHERFQSGHWSYNDEGVPYLQDLLSSIFCRVDSRIEYNTHAILACLVEGTFNSKSRSPLLYSEGIFRTVGGAA; translated from the coding sequence GTGCTCGTAAAGTCTGAAGAAGATCTAACCGTCGATGCATTACGGAAAGAGGATATTCGCCAAAGCTTCTTGCAAGCGATGCGCCTTCATACATCGACGGTGGCGATCATCACGAAGGCGCATGAGGGTTCAGCGTTGGGAATGACTGCTACTGCAATATGTTCGCTTTCAGCTGATCCGCCAGCGATTCTGACCTGCATAAACCTTAATGCGACGATATGTCGTTGGCTGACAATTGGTGCAAAACTGTGCATAAATTTGTTAACCGAGGAGCATAGCGTAGTTGCTCAAGGTTTTGCTGGCAAGCTTCCAGCTCATGAAAGGTTCCAATCCGGGCATTGGAGCTACAATGATGAAGGGGTGCCGTATCTTCAGGATTTGTTGAGTAGTATATTCTGCAGGGTCGATTCTCGGATTGAATACAATACGCACGCTATCCTGGCCTGTCTTGTCGAAGGCACATTTAATTCAAAATCACGCTCACCATTGTTGTATAGCGAGGGAATATTCCGTACAGTCGGCGGTGCAGCCTAG
- a CDS encoding acyl-CoA dehydrogenase family protein codes for MARIFDDIKARPRMKNNLNLTGVRKMMAPVTEMLARSDLTPSAAELVEEFKAKHQFLCDMARTNEQMGRLHEDVVSLLRDFKVHLMLVPKELGGLGFSSVEAISVIEQIAYSDPAAGWVSMVFTVGTGMSSGLIPDSGANKIFGSGGGNVVCGSGAPMGRATKVPGGYKVSGKWPFGSGIQHADWHHSGALLYEGDKPKLDEKGHPQVMVINGQTKNLTFHGNWDVLGLRATGSVDYSTEDEFIPDDLVFLFDGAKPYRMASFFQLGVTGIAAIGHSGWAAGVGRRVMDELARYAREKKTPASKTSTGALASSESFWMDYGKMDGRVRSARSFLTEAWRTIDERASADETITTRDLTLARLALWTITDVAADAADLAYRTAGSASLRDGVLQKLFRDIYTGKNHITVSPGILRECGRELAGLAPGEVWAFYELAKPASSEDAA; via the coding sequence ATGGCGCGGATTTTCGACGATATTAAAGCGCGCCCACGTATGAAGAACAATTTGAATTTAACTGGCGTGAGGAAAATGATGGCACCCGTTACAGAAATGCTCGCTCGATCGGACCTAACTCCTTCCGCAGCAGAACTGGTCGAAGAGTTCAAGGCCAAGCATCAGTTTCTCTGTGATATGGCGAGAACCAACGAGCAAATGGGACGATTGCACGAGGATGTCGTAAGTTTGCTGCGCGACTTTAAGGTGCATCTGATGCTCGTCCCCAAGGAATTGGGGGGGCTGGGTTTCAGTTCTGTTGAAGCGATCTCCGTTATAGAGCAGATCGCCTATTCCGATCCGGCTGCTGGTTGGGTCTCGATGGTTTTCACCGTGGGAACGGGAATGTCATCGGGGCTCATTCCAGATTCTGGCGCCAACAAAATTTTTGGTTCCGGCGGGGGCAATGTCGTATGTGGTTCCGGTGCCCCTATGGGTCGCGCCACAAAAGTTCCGGGTGGATACAAAGTTTCGGGGAAATGGCCCTTTGGCAGCGGCATTCAGCACGCGGATTGGCATCATAGCGGCGCTCTTCTTTACGAAGGGGATAAGCCGAAGCTGGATGAAAAGGGTCATCCGCAAGTCATGGTCATTAACGGCCAGACGAAAAATCTCACGTTTCATGGAAACTGGGATGTGCTCGGGCTGCGTGCGACGGGGAGTGTCGATTATTCCACCGAAGACGAGTTCATCCCCGACGATCTCGTTTTCTTGTTCGATGGGGCCAAGCCATATCGGATGGCATCCTTTTTCCAACTCGGCGTTACCGGCATAGCGGCGATCGGTCATTCTGGCTGGGCAGCGGGCGTCGGGCGAAGGGTGATGGATGAACTGGCCCGGTACGCGCGGGAGAAGAAGACGCCGGCGTCAAAAACCAGCACAGGCGCTTTAGCTTCGAGCGAAAGCTTCTGGATGGACTATGGCAAAATGGACGGCCGCGTTCGGTCGGCACGCAGCTTCCTGACGGAGGCTTGGCGTACTATCGATGAGCGTGCCTCAGCTGACGAAACGATAACCACGCGTGATCTTACCCTTGCCCGCCTTGCTTTATGGACAATAACGGATGTCGCTGCAGATGCGGCTGATTTGGCCTACCGCACTGCGGGAAGTGCATCTTTGCGTGATGGGGTGCTCCAGAAGCTGTTCCGAGACATATATACAGGTAAGAACCACATCACCGTCTCTCCGGGCATACTGCGCGAATGTGGGCGCGAACTTGCTGGCTTGGCACCAGGGGAGGTTTGGGCGTTTTACGAACTAGCCAAGCCAGCTAGCAGCGAGGACGCCGCTTAG
- a CDS encoding IS4 family transposase, translating into METSVFDAAGWADGEVDPAAFRDKRLGERLRTMLKQMSGAIGAPIPMACQDWANTKAAYRFLSNGSVNEGDILAGHFQATRARATALEGFILVLQDTTEFSYQRRNPETIGAIGLAPSRRDENGRLRLHTVCGLLMHSSLAITTEGLPLGLTAAKFWTRTKFKGANALKRRINPTRVPIEEKESYRWLENMRQSTTLLGDPERLVHIGDRENDIYEFFCETQMLGTHFLVRTCVDRLAGDGGHTIADEMSETTVQGTHRITIGKDDHADIELRYRRIQVLPPIGKQKRYPSLSLTILHARESGTPEGRPPIDWRLITDLPVTTPDEAIEKLDWYAQRWKIELFHKILKSGCRAEDARLRTAERLANLIAIFCILSWRLFWMTMINRAAPDASPRLILTDVEITLIDRLAASRKNEPSGRTLSDYLTQIARLGGYLARAHDPPPGNIVIWRGWSRLMDIKIGARAFFDHSRSYPHELK; encoded by the coding sequence GTGGAGACGTCCGTTTTCGATGCGGCAGGATGGGCTGACGGGGAAGTCGATCCCGCCGCCTTTCGTGATAAGCGATTGGGCGAACGGCTTCGAACGATGCTTAAGCAGATGTCAGGAGCGATTGGCGCACCGATACCGATGGCGTGCCAAGACTGGGCCAATACCAAGGCGGCCTACCGTTTTTTGTCTAATGGCTCGGTAAACGAGGGAGACATACTTGCCGGGCATTTCCAGGCGACACGGGCACGAGCGACGGCGCTTGAGGGGTTCATCCTAGTTTTACAGGACACCACCGAATTCTCCTATCAAAGGCGCAATCCTGAAACGATTGGCGCCATCGGGCTTGCGCCGAGCCGGCGTGATGAGAATGGTCGGCTTCGGCTTCATACGGTCTGCGGCCTGCTCATGCACTCCAGCCTTGCGATCACGACTGAGGGATTGCCACTGGGTCTGACAGCGGCGAAATTCTGGACCCGTACCAAGTTCAAGGGTGCCAACGCGTTGAAGCGGCGGATCAATCCCACGCGCGTACCGATCGAGGAGAAGGAGAGCTACCGCTGGCTCGAGAATATGCGTCAATCGACCACCCTGCTGGGCGATCCAGAGCGACTGGTTCATATTGGCGATCGGGAGAACGACATTTACGAGTTTTTCTGCGAAACACAGATGCTCGGCACGCATTTCTTGGTCCGCACCTGTGTCGATCGTCTGGCTGGCGACGGTGGCCATACGATCGCCGACGAAATGAGCGAAACCACCGTGCAAGGCACGCATCGGATCACCATTGGCAAAGACGATCATGCCGACATCGAACTGCGCTATAGGCGCATCCAAGTTTTGCCGCCGATCGGAAAGCAAAAGCGCTATCCTTCCCTCAGCCTGACCATCTTGCATGCCCGTGAGAGTGGAACGCCTGAAGGGCGCCCCCCAATCGACTGGCGGCTCATCACCGATCTGCCGGTAACGACGCCTGACGAAGCCATCGAAAAGCTCGACTGGTATGCTCAGCGTTGGAAGATCGAACTCTTCCACAAGATACTCAAATCTGGCTGCCGAGCCGAAGATGCGCGGCTGCGGACCGCCGAACGCCTCGCCAATCTGATCGCCATATTCTGCATTCTGTCATGGCGCCTGTTTTGGATGACCATGATCAATCGCGCTGCTCCTGACGCATCGCCTCGGCTGATCCTGACCGATGTCGAAATTACCCTGATCGACCGCCTCGCAGCTTCCCGAAAGAATGAACCGTCAGGCAGAACCCTTTCCGACTATCTAACCCAAATCGCCCGGCTCGGAGGCTATCTTGCGCGAGCCCATGATCCGCCGCCTGGCAACATCGTCATCTGGAGAGGATGGTCTCGCCTGATGGACATCAAAATCGGTGCTAGAGCGTTTTTCGATCATTCCAGATCATATCCGCACGAACTGAAGTAG